A stretch of Ursus arctos isolate Adak ecotype North America unplaced genomic scaffold, UrsArc2.0 scaffold_4, whole genome shotgun sequence DNA encodes these proteins:
- the LOC125281842 gene encoding olfactory receptor 11G2-like: MSSKPKNVSSTETTNSISHFILMGFPSSPEMRLLYFGLFSVVYILTLMGNTAIVYAVLWDRCLHTPMYIFLGNFSLLEIYYVTTTVPNMLANFLSTSKSISFVSCFTQFYFFFSFGCDEGFFLCIMAFDRYLAICRPLHYPRIMTKQLYTGLVIFGWSGGLILFLTPVVLISQLPFCDPNTINHFLCDPVPLMTLPCSEDTITQLLYSTFNVIFMIGTFLFILCSYALVILTVLRMPSRAGQHKALSTCASHLAVVVLLYGSVMVMYVSPGSGHPVKIQKFITLFYSVITPLCHPLIYSLRNKEMKTALRKIFGTEHGVHKM, from the coding sequence ATGTCTTCCAAACCAAAGAATGTGTCCAGCACAGAAACCACCAACTCCATTAGCCACTTCATCCTCATGGGCTTTCCCTCAAGCCCAGAAATGCGGCTCCTCTACTTTGGGCTCTTCTCAGTAGTCTACATCCTGACTCTGATGGGGAATACGGCCATTGTCTATGCTGTGCTGTGGGACCGGTGTCTTCACACCCCCATGTACATATTCTTGGGCAATTTCTCTCTCCTAGAAATATATTATGTCACCACGACTGTCCCTAATATGTTGGCCAATTTCCTGTCCACAAGCAAGTCGATCTCCTTTGTGAGCTGTTTCACACagttctacttcttcttctcttttgggTGTGATGAGGGCTTCTTCCTTTGCATCATGGCCTTTGACAGGTACCTTGCCATCTGTCGTCCTCTACATTACCCACGCATCATGACTAAACAGCTGTACACCGGCCTTGTCATCTTCGGATGGTCGGGTGGGCTCATCCTATTCCTAACTCCAGTTGTTCTCATTTCACAGTTGCCCTTCTGCGACCCAAATACCATCAACCATTTTTTGTGTGATCCTGTCCCACTGATGACGCTGCCTTGTTCTGAAGACACCATCACTCAGCTCCTTTACTCTACTTTCAATGTTATTTTCATGATTGGCACcttcctctttattctttgctCCTATGCTCTGGTGATTCTGACTGTGCTGCGGATGCCCTCACGGGCTGGCCAACACAAGGCTCTCTCCACTTGTGCTTCTCATTTGGCTGTTGTCGTCCTGCTTTATGGCTCCGTTATGGTGATGTATGTTAGTCCTGGATCAGGACACCCAGtgaaaattcaaaaattcatTACCTTATTTTATTCTGTGATAACACCCCTCTGCCATCCTCTAATATATAGCCTCAGGAACAAGGAGATGAAGACTGCTCTGAGGAAAATCTTTGGGACTGAACACGGTGttcataaaatgtaa